The Microaerobacter geothermalis nucleotide sequence GACGTGATCCAATCACATAAACTTTTTGGCTTCCTGGAAAAGAGGACGTAAAGGAAATGTTCAGCTGATTCTGATTTTTTGACATGGTGATCCCTCCTTAACAAAATAAAAAAGAAGATTCATTTTTGAACCTTCCTTCGGAGGTGTAAACACGAAACGATTTCAGAGTATGGGAGTAATACTTTCCCGATGGTTCAACTCTATAAGAGGATGTTCAAAAAGTCTGGTAAAAATTGCTGTCGAATTTCTGCGTTAGCTTGCTTTTGCGCTCCTCACGTTTTAAAAGCATACGCTCCGGTGTTCAAAGCTACGCTGCCTTGAAATTCTCGGCCCTTTTTATCCTCCTTTTTGAACTGGCTCTATACAGGTTTCGTGCATACAAAAATTCCTCCGCTGGCATTATCCAGTTCAGGTTCAACGGTCGATGGCAGAATAGCCATCCTCTCAGCCTGGTTCTCCAAGCTCCCGCATCTATTCAATTTTCAAAGTTAGTTTACCATGACACCTTTATTTCTGCAAACATTTTTTCAAAAAAGAAAACGTTTGAAAAAAATCTGTAAATTTAACGTTTTTAAATTCGTGAAAATATATTGACAAATTGCCGTTATACTGTATTATAATAGAACCATAATAATTTAACTGTACTAATACAAATTCAAGAGAAAGGATGACTAACAATGACAAAAAAAGATGTGGTGAAGGAGATTCAGGAGAGTTGGGAAACAGACCCTCGTTGGAAAGGGATTGAAAGAACATATTCTGCAGAGGATGTTGTTCGTCTTCGCGGATCTGTTCAAATTGAGTACACCCTTGCCAAGATGGGTGCTGAACGTCTATGGAATCTGCTGCATACAGAAAAATTCATTAATGCCCTTGGAGCATTAACGGGAAATCAGGCTGTTCAACAAGTAAAGGCAGGACTAAAGGCCATTTATCTGAGCGGCTGGCAGGTGGCAGCAGATGCTAATCTGGCTGGACAAATGTATCCTGACCAAAGTCTTTATCCCGCCAATAGTGTCCCTCATGTGGTAAAACGGATCAATCAGGCGTTTCAGAGAGCTGATCAAATCCATCATGCCGAAGGGAAGAATGATATTTATTGGTTTGCTCCAATTGTTGCCGATGCCGAGGCAGGATTTGGCGGTCCATTAAACGTATTCGAATTGATGAAGAGTATGATTGAGGCAGGAGCTGCTGCCGTTCATTTTGAGGACCAGCTTTCCTCTGAGAAAAAATGTGGACATATGGGTGGAAAGGTGCTGATTCCTACTCAAAACGCTATTCGAAATTTAATTGCTGCCCGATTGGCTGCCGACGTCATGGGTGTCCCAACCCTTATCGTGGCCCGTACTGATGCCAATGGAGCCCATCTGATTACCAGTGACATTGATCCAAGGGATCAAGAATTTCTGACTGGAGAGAGAACATCCGAAGGATTTTTCAGAATGAGGGGTGGTTTGGATGCAGCTATTGCAAGAGGATTGGCCTATGCACCTTATGCTGACCTCATTTGGTGTGAAACCTCAGAACCCAATGTGGAGGAAGCGAGACGTTTTGCCGAAGCGATCCATGCCCAATTTCCTGGAAAGCTTTTAGCCTACAATTGCTCCCCATCCTTCAACTGGAAGAAAAAGCTTGATGAAGCTACTATTGCGTCCTTCCAGGAGCAATTGGGAGAAATGGGATATAAATTCCAATTTGTTACTTTGGCTGGCTTCCATGCATTAAACCATAGTATGTTCGAACTGGCCAGAGAGTATAAAGATAAAGGAATGGCAGCTTACTCTGAACTGCAGCAGGCGGAATTTGCCAGTGAAAAGTATGGTTATACCGCAACCAGACATCAGCGTGAAGTGGGAACTGGATATTTTGATGAGGTATCCATGGTGATCTCTGGCGGAACTTCTTCTACAACAGCTTTAACCGGTTCTACGGAAGAAGAACAGTTTACCGAAGCCATCTAACCGTCACTATAACTTACGATGGAACTATCCGCTTTGAGACTAAAGAACGGAGCCCTCAAAAATATCCGGATATTTCGATGATGGAGTCAGTTTGAGGGCTAATTCCGTTCTCTATTCCATATTTTAGAAAATAAATCGCGGAAAGCTCTTGGTCAAATTGTCGATAATGGTACGTCCTGTGAGGAGCAACTAAACTTCAGTTCTACTTCTTTTGGAAATGGAAGTCTCGATTAAATAGAGTCCATACAGTAAGGGTCTTTTCAGCGATAGAATGTACGTTTCTTTATCTTTCAAGTAAAGGAATATTTTTCTGGCCGGTTTCGGATTAATCTCGATCAACCATGGCTTTCCTTCTTTATCCACTCCAATGTCTAAGCCCAGTTCAACTAGACGTCCGAAGTGGGATTCTAGATTTTTGGATATCTTTTTAGACATTTGTTCTATTTCACCGATAATGGACATCGCTTTTCCTGTGTCAAAATTCCGCTGAAGAAAAGGTGTGATTTTCTCAGCAGAACCTCCCCCATGCAAATTGGATGTCACACTGTTTTTTTGTCCTGTTCTCACTCCCATTCCGGTAATGCCCCAATGCTCCCCGTTAGTCTTTTGAATGAGTACCCGGACATCGGAAACTCTGTTGTTTTCCAGTTGAATATTTAAACCTTGTTGAAGGATATACGTTTTTTCTCTTTGGATCCAATGGTTGACGAAATAGACCAATTCGGAGGGGGATAGATGTGTCTTTACTATGATATGCCGTTTCACATTTCTTCCAAGGACTGAGAAATGGTGATCTTTTTCTTTTTTTATTTTTAAAATGTGTCGTCCGCCTGTACCATTTATGGGTTTTAAAAATAGAGAAGAATATTTCTCCGACAGCTTAAAAATTTGATTTGGATTCTGATAAAACACGGTTTCCGGCAAATATATTTTGATAGAAGGATCCTGATATAATAATTGGTGAATTTTCCATTTGGAGGCCAGTCTGTTGTTCATAAAAGGGAGAGACGAATACTTTCTAAAGCGGATATATTCCTGAAAGGCGGGTGTAGCGTGATAGCGAAGACGGTCATAAATGATATCTGGTAAAGGGAAATGGCCAGTTTCCCAGCGGTTCTGTTTTGTATTAAAGGTATCTCCTTTGATCCATCCCCTTTTTTCAGAGACATCCTGTGGGGAAAAGATAAAGACCTCTACTCCCAACTCCATTCCGGCCTTGGTAAGATCAGCAAGAAATGGCTTTTCTTCAAATGAACGATTGGTATACCGATAGATAAGTACACCGATTCGCACCATGGGGATCTACTCCACATCTTTTGGATTCCAGTTTCCTCGGGCAAACCACATGGTTGGCTTTCCGGTAGGCCCTTCTACTAGTTTAAATCCAACCATTCCCATTGATAAACACATCTTGATGCTGGGGATATTATCCAGTGAGACACGACCGTATATTTTGTCTATCTGTTGAAACAAGAATTTGATCATTTCTTGGGAAATTCCTTGTTGTCTCTCCCTTTTATGAACAACTACAAAAGATTCTTCAGTACCATAATTGGCTACTGCTGTTAGTCCCAGAAGCTTTTTTTCTTCTGCTGCTATAAGGAGGAAGTACCCGGGTTGATCCAATTTGAGCGGTTCTAATTCTTTTATCCATTGAATTGCCCTTGATGTAATTTTCCTTTCTCCATGGGAAATGACAAATTGCAATAAACTTTTTTTAAGTTTCACAAACTGGGAAGGATTTAAACTTTTAATTTCCATCGCATGTCACCTCTTGCATTTGAATTCTCTTTAAAAATTATGTGAATGGAACCAATTAATATAGACGGAACTAAACTTACATGACCCGAAGGGTCACAAATTCGGATGAAAATTTTATTTTCATATCAAAGGCTAAAGAACGGGAATTAGTCCTCAAACTGACTCCATCTGTGAAATACCCAGATGTTTTTGAGGGGCTCCGTTCTTTAGGCTGAAGCGGACGTGGATCACTTCTTGCCCGAACTCGACTAGCGGACGTGTGAATCTTTCGTTCCATATCTATAATTCTGTCTCTATATAGATTTGTTACTTGAAGAAACTTAGATATTGAGCATATTGAATGATGTGAATTAGAGAACGTTGGCGGATATCCGGTTCGTCAAATTTCATCGGTTTGGCATTGGCTTCAAAAAACCATAATTTCCCATCAGCAGAAATCCCCAAATCCATCGACATCTCTCCAACCGTTGCAACATGATGTTCGATGTGAAGGGCCATTTTTAGTGCGCATTCTTCTATTCTCCTCATTAAATCAGCATATTGATCCGAGTGGAATGCTGCCTTTAGTACCTGATGGGGTTTGGCAATTTTGCCGCCCCTTGGCACATGAGTGGTTATTCCATATCTCCCTGCTACACGAATTCCAACTCCGGTAACAACCCATTCTCCTTTCCCATTCTTTTGAACAAGTACTCTGCAGTCAAAGGGATTTCCCTGGTAAGTTAAAAGCGGAACTCCCTGTTGAATGATATATCCCTGTTTCCTGATATAAGGCTGTATCAGGTTCCACGCTTCATGTAAAGTTTTACATTTTTTATGCTGAATATCTTTATCCTGGTATTTAAGTAAATAATGGTCATTTGATTTATCTATTCGAATGATTCCATTTCCTGCTTTTCCCCTGATGGGCTTTAAGTAAATGGACTGATAGGTTTCCAAAAAATCATGAAGTTGATTTTTGGTCTCTATCTGGGCTGTTTCTGGAAGAGAACATGGGAGTGTTTTGAATTGCTTAAGCCATTCGAATAATGTCCACTTGTTAAAGAAATGAGGGTTATATAAATAAAGATTAGGAAAATTTGAGAGTCTTTCCAACGTTAATTGGGCTTTTGGCTTTTGCTCTTCTTCCCTGTATGGAATCCGGTTGTAGACGACATCAGGAAAGGGAAACAATACGGGTGACCAACCCTTCTGGTTCAGGTAATAACCGTGGATTTGTCGGTGTTTCCAGTCAATATTTTCTGGGGTAAAAATGAATACAAGTCCTCCAATTTTTTTTGCCGTTGCAATAATATCTACGAAGTTGCGGATATTCCCCCTAAAGGGTTTGGTTTTTCCTTTCATCGTTAAAATTCCAATGAGTGGGCCAATCTTTATGGAACCGTCTTCCCTATTTTTTGCAAGCATATTCGTATAGGATCCCGGATGGTTGGCTTCGGTTTGGGGAGTAATTGAAAGGGGGACATTCTCCGCCCCCCATCTCATCCTTTTTTTGATCGGTTGTGAGGTAAGGATATGCCATCCGTTAGGGAGAAATGTGATTTGTATTTGACTTGTATTCATTTCAGTCTCTCCTTTCTTCTTAACTTCAAAATTGTGAAAGATAAAATCCGTAATCAAGAATGGAACGGCAGGATAGTTGATCTCCAGTTTTTAAGCTGGGGTGTTTAAAAATGGATCTTCCTGGTTTGGAGTTGGCTTCAAACATCCAAATATGTCCATTTTTATCAATTCCAATATCAAATCCCAGTTCTCCAAGGGGCTCTGAAAAACTAAATTCAAGGGTTTCTGCTAATCGAATGGCTGCATCCTCCAGGTTTTGTCTAATTACATCACCATTTGGACCAAAAAGGGTGTGAAAAATATTTTGACTGGAGGTGATGGTCCCTCCGGTTCTGACATGGGTGGTGACACTTCCCCAACCTGCTACCTTTGCTCCGATTCCTGTGATTTTCCATTGATTTTCCCGGTTTTTATTTAAATGGATTCTGAAATCTACCGGTCTGTTATTTACTTTAGCCAATTGAATTCCCTGTTGTACGAGATAATTTTGCAAACGTTTCGTTCCAGCGAAGAGATGATCCATCATTGTCTGAACGGAATCAAATTGCCTCAATACATTGTGGTTGCCTTTTCTGTAGCGACAAAGTAATCCCTTAACGGGATGATGTGTAACCTTAATAATTCCTAACCCCAAACTTCCTCCGGAGGGTTTCAAATAGATCATTTGATGACGGGAAAGCATTTTTTGAATGGCTCTTA carries:
- the aceA gene encoding isocitrate lyase, giving the protein MTKKDVVKEIQESWETDPRWKGIERTYSAEDVVRLRGSVQIEYTLAKMGAERLWNLLHTEKFINALGALTGNQAVQQVKAGLKAIYLSGWQVAADANLAGQMYPDQSLYPANSVPHVVKRINQAFQRADQIHHAEGKNDIYWFAPIVADAEAGFGGPLNVFELMKSMIEAGAAAVHFEDQLSSEKKCGHMGGKVLIPTQNAIRNLIAARLAADVMGVPTLIVARTDANGAHLITSDIDPRDQEFLTGERTSEGFFRMRGGLDAAIARGLAYAPYADLIWCETSEPNVEEARRFAEAIHAQFPGKLLAYNCSPSFNWKKKLDEATIASFQEQLGEMGYKFQFVTLAGFHALNHSMFELAREYKDKGMAAYSELQQAEFASEKYGYTATRHQREVGTGYFDEVSMVISGGTSSTTALTGSTEEEQFTEAI
- a CDS encoding YheC/YheD family endospore coat-associated protein encodes the protein MVRIGVLIYRYTNRSFEEKPFLADLTKAGMELGVEVFIFSPQDVSEKRGWIKGDTFNTKQNRWETGHFPLPDIIYDRLRYHATPAFQEYIRFRKYSSLPFMNNRLASKWKIHQLLYQDPSIKIYLPETVFYQNPNQIFKLSEKYSSLFLKPINGTGGRHILKIKKEKDHHFSVLGRNVKRHIIVKTHLSPSELVYFVNHWIQREKTYILQQGLNIQLENNRVSDVRVLIQKTNGEHWGITGMGVRTGQKNSVTSNLHGGGSAEKITPFLQRNFDTGKAMSIIGEIEQMSKKISKNLESHFGRLVELGLDIGVDKEGKPWLIEINPKPARKIFLYLKDKETYILSLKRPLLYGLYLIETSISKRSRTEV
- a CDS encoding GNAT family N-acetyltransferase — translated: MEIKSLNPSQFVKLKKSLLQFVISHGERKITSRAIQWIKELEPLKLDQPGYFLLIAAEEKKLLGLTAVANYGTEESFVVVHKRERQQGISQEMIKFLFQQIDKIYGRVSLDNIPSIKMCLSMGMVGFKLVEGPTGKPTMWFARGNWNPKDVE
- a CDS encoding YheC/YheD family endospore coat-associated protein, with the translated sequence MNTSQIQITFLPNGWHILTSQPIKKRMRWGAENVPLSITPQTEANHPGSYTNMLAKNREDGSIKIGPLIGILTMKGKTKPFRGNIRNFVDIIATAKKIGGLVFIFTPENIDWKHRQIHGYYLNQKGWSPVLFPFPDVVYNRIPYREEEQKPKAQLTLERLSNFPNLYLYNPHFFNKWTLFEWLKQFKTLPCSLPETAQIETKNQLHDFLETYQSIYLKPIRGKAGNGIIRIDKSNDHYLLKYQDKDIQHKKCKTLHEAWNLIQPYIRKQGYIIQQGVPLLTYQGNPFDCRVLVQKNGKGEWVVTGVGIRVAGRYGITTHVPRGGKIAKPHQVLKAAFHSDQYADLMRRIEECALKMALHIEHHVATVGEMSMDLGISADGKLWFFEANAKPMKFDEPDIRQRSLIHIIQYAQYLSFFK